From the Limosilactobacillus panis genome, one window contains:
- the typA gene encoding translational GTPase TypA, with amino-acid sequence MKRRDDIRNIAIIAHVDHGKTTLVNEMLKQSDTLPEHFSIEDRAMDTNAIERERGITILSKNTAVKYGKYQINILDTPGHADFGGEVERVMKMVDGVLLVVDAFEGTMPQTRFVLKKALEQHLTPIVVINKVDRKGARPEEVVDEVLDLFIELGADEDQLDFPVVYTSAMNGTSSYDSDISTQKHTMKPLFDTIIKTIPAPVDNSDEPLQFQVAILDYNDFVGRIGIGRVFRGTIRVGDNVTLLKLDGSKKNFRVTKLFGFFGLKRLEIKEAKAGDLIAVSGMEDINVGETVADPNHPEALTPLRIDPPTLRMTFRTNDSPFAGREGKFVTARQLETRLKREMQTDVSLKVEDTDDPGAWTVSGRGELHLSILIETLRREGYELSVSRPEVIYREVDGTMCEPFEEVQIDTPDEYTGGVIDSLSKRKGEMQNMEPGENGQTRLIFLAPSRGLIGYSTEFMTLTRGYGIMSHTFEKYAPVIKNWNPGRQKGTLVSMNAGKATTYAMMGIESRGRLLIDPGTEVYEGMIVGENSRENDITVNITKGKNLTNVRAAGSDEMAHIKTPTHFSLEESLEFLNEDEYCEVTPENIRLRKKILNTNAREKEAKRRRAASRK; translated from the coding sequence ATGAAAAGACGTGACGACATTCGTAACATTGCGATCATTGCCCATGTTGACCACGGTAAGACGACCCTGGTTAACGAAATGCTGAAGCAATCAGATACTTTACCAGAACACTTCTCAATCGAAGACCGTGCGATGGATACTAATGCAATCGAACGTGAACGGGGAATCACTATTCTGTCCAAGAACACTGCTGTTAAGTATGGCAAGTACCAAATTAACATTCTGGACACCCCAGGACACGCCGACTTCGGTGGTGAAGTTGAACGGGTTATGAAGATGGTTGACGGTGTCCTACTGGTTGTTGATGCCTTTGAAGGGACGATGCCACAGACCCGCTTTGTTTTAAAGAAGGCATTGGAACAACACTTAACACCAATTGTTGTTATTAACAAGGTTGATCGTAAGGGTGCTCGTCCGGAAGAAGTAGTTGACGAAGTTCTGGACCTCTTTATTGAATTAGGGGCCGATGAAGACCAACTCGACTTCCCAGTTGTTTACACCTCTGCCATGAATGGGACTTCTAGTTACGATTCTGACATTTCTACGCAGAAGCACACTATGAAGCCACTGTTTGATACAATTATCAAGACCATTCCGGCACCCGTTGATAACTCCGATGAACCACTCCAATTCCAAGTTGCCATCCTTGACTACAATGACTTCGTTGGGCGGATTGGTATTGGTCGGGTATTCCGGGGCACTATCAGGGTCGGCGATAATGTTACCCTCTTGAAGCTTGATGGTTCTAAGAAGAACTTCCGGGTTACTAAGTTGTTTGGGTTCTTCGGCCTTAAGCGGTTGGAAATCAAGGAAGCCAAAGCCGGGGACTTAATTGCTGTTTCCGGGATGGAAGACATCAACGTTGGTGAAACGGTTGCTGACCCTAACCACCCAGAAGCACTTACGCCACTACGGATTGATCCACCGACATTGCGGATGACTTTCCGGACCAACGATTCACCATTTGCTGGTCGGGAGGGTAAGTTTGTTACTGCCCGTCAGCTGGAAACCCGCTTGAAGCGTGAAATGCAGACGGATGTTTCGCTGAAGGTTGAAGATACGGATGATCCAGGTGCCTGGACTGTTTCTGGTCGTGGTGAACTGCACCTTTCGATTCTGATTGAAACCTTGCGGCGTGAGGGTTATGAATTGTCTGTTTCACGGCCAGAAGTTATTTACCGTGAAGTTGATGGAACAATGTGCGAACCATTTGAAGAAGTCCAGATTGATACTCCTGATGAATACACCGGTGGCGTTATCGACAGCTTATCCAAGCGTAAGGGTGAAATGCAGAATATGGAACCCGGTGAAAATGGCCAGACACGCTTGATTTTCCTTGCACCTTCACGGGGCTTGATTGGTTACTCCACTGAATTCATGACTCTTACTCGGGGATACGGAATCATGAGCCATACCTTTGAAAAGTATGCTCCAGTTATTAAGAACTGGAATCCTGGTCGGCAAAAGGGAACACTGGTTTCAATGAATGCCGGCAAGGCAACGACTTACGCAATGATGGGAATTGAAAGTCGTGGCCGCCTCTTAATCGACCCCGGTACGGAAGTTTATGAAGGAATGATCGTTGGTGAGAACAGTCGTGAAAATGACATTACTGTTAACATCACCAAGGGTAAGAACTTGACTAACGTTCGGGCAGCTGGTTCTGATGAAATGGCCCACATCAAGACCCCAACCCACTTCTCCCTTGAAGAATCGCTTGAATTCTTGAATGAGGATGAATACTGTGAAGTTACTCCAGAAAACATCCGTTTACGGAAGAAGATCTTGAATACCAATGCACGTGAAAAGGAAGCAAAGCGTCGTCGTGCTGCTTCCCGGAAATAG
- a CDS encoding DNA-directed RNA polymerase subunit epsilon, whose amino-acid sequence MIFKVYYQPDSTKRPVRENTKSLYIEADSEPEALLMVEHNTDYSIEYVEQLDEKALAYEKQNPNFKMTSF is encoded by the coding sequence ATGATCTTTAAAGTATATTATCAACCAGATAGTACCAAGCGTCCCGTTCGCGAAAATACGAAATCGCTTTATATCGAAGCTGACTCCGAACCAGAGGCTCTTTTAATGGTTGAACATAACACCGACTACAGTATCGAATACGTCGAACAACTCGATGAAAAGGCGCTTGCTTACGAAAAGCAAAATCCAAACTTCAAGATGACGAGTTTCTAA
- a CDS encoding inositol monophosphatase family protein has translation MIEKINVAVIKLIQDVNEMTLKRMNEPYHIAEKTNYNDLVTTVDKENERFIDQQLKIIDPGCQILSEEGFGTHNLSSLNGHVWIVDPIDGTLNFVRQHDNFGIMLALYVDGQPTLGYIMDCVNRRLYHGGRGQGVYVNEKRIDSPLNLDLHHGLVAISSPLILADVDHLPAVAQAASGLRMYGSAAKEMIGVLSGELVGYISHLRPWDLAAGRVLAEELGLVVKSIDGTTPDVLSSNLVLVATTQASEDIAKITG, from the coding sequence ATGATTGAAAAAATCAATGTGGCGGTTATTAAGTTGATTCAGGACGTTAACGAAATGACTCTAAAGCGAATGAACGAGCCCTATCATATTGCTGAGAAGACCAATTATAATGACCTGGTAACCACTGTTGATAAGGAAAACGAACGCTTTATTGACCAACAACTAAAAATAATTGATCCAGGCTGTCAGATCCTAAGTGAAGAAGGATTTGGTACTCATAATCTGTCTAGTCTTAATGGTCATGTTTGGATTGTGGACCCAATTGATGGCACACTCAATTTTGTTCGTCAGCATGATAATTTTGGCATTATGTTAGCCCTTTATGTTGATGGGCAACCGACTTTGGGATATATCATGGACTGTGTTAACCGTCGCCTGTACCATGGTGGCAGGGGACAGGGTGTCTATGTTAATGAAAAACGAATCGACTCACCGCTTAATTTAGACCTCCATCATGGTCTGGTGGCGATTAGCAGTCCCCTAATCTTAGCTGACGTTGACCACTTGCCAGCTGTTGCTCAGGCGGCTAGTGGCCTTAGGATGTACGGCAGTGCTGCCAAAGAAATGATTGGTGTCTTAAGTGGTGAGCTAGTAGGCTATATTTCGCACTTACGGCCGTGGGACCTGGCCGCAGGACGTGTTTTAGCCGAAGAATTGGGCCTCGTTGTTAAATCAATTGACGGCACTACGCCGGATGTGCTATCATCTAACCTTGTATTGGTAGCTACAACACAAGCCAGTGAGGATATTGCAAAGATTACTGGTTAG
- the lpdA gene encoding dihydrolipoyl dehydrogenase, translating to MADVEQKDTVIVGGGPGGYVAAFRASELGQKVTLIEKGDPGLGGVCLNIGCVPSKALIAAGLRLQEAKDSSTYGISKTDATIDFKKTQEWKQKKVVDRMTRGVQMLLKKHKVEVINGEAIMDNDHQLRVVKPGPKQFMDNDAGRTITWKNLILATGSRPIEIPNFKFEGRVIDSTGGLNLPEIPKELVVIGGGYIGSELAGAYANLGSHVTIIEGLPSILNGFDKDMVKVVEKHMKKKGIDIVTGAMAKNSEQDDNSVTVTYEVDGKEHTIKADYCMVSVGRKPNTDNFGLDMTSVKLNDHNQVIVDQQGRTNVDGIWAVGDIVPGPALAHKAFFEGKTAAGAIAGKNTANDWVGVPAVCFTDPEMAEVGMTADQAKEKGIKVATAQFPFAGNARAVSLDEPDGFVRFVYTKDDKNVIGAQCVGPEASTLAGELSLIVNCGMNVEDVALTIHPHPTLNEPIQEAADVALGLPTHI from the coding sequence ATGGCAGATGTTGAACAAAAGGATACGGTTATTGTTGGGGGAGGCCCAGGTGGATATGTTGCCGCATTTCGGGCTTCAGAATTAGGTCAAAAGGTTACTTTAATTGAAAAGGGTGACCCAGGCTTAGGTGGTGTATGTCTAAACATTGGGTGTGTCCCATCGAAGGCATTAATTGCGGCTGGATTACGCCTTCAAGAAGCGAAGGACTCTTCAACTTATGGTATTTCCAAGACCGACGCCACAATTGACTTTAAGAAGACCCAGGAATGGAAGCAAAAGAAGGTTGTTGACCGGATGACCCGTGGGGTTCAAATGCTTTTGAAGAAGCATAAAGTCGAAGTTATTAATGGTGAAGCCATCATGGACAATGACCATCAACTTCGAGTTGTTAAGCCTGGCCCAAAGCAGTTCATGGACAACGATGCTGGTCGGACCATTACCTGGAAGAACCTTATCTTAGCAACTGGTTCCCGTCCAATTGAAATTCCTAACTTCAAGTTTGAAGGGCGGGTTATCGACTCTACTGGTGGTCTGAACTTACCGGAAATTCCTAAAGAACTTGTTGTTATCGGTGGTGGGTACATCGGTTCTGAATTAGCTGGTGCATACGCTAACCTTGGTTCTCATGTTACAATTATTGAAGGCCTTCCTTCAATTCTGAACGGCTTTGACAAAGATATGGTTAAGGTTGTCGAGAAGCATATGAAGAAGAAGGGTATTGACATCGTTACGGGTGCAATGGCTAAGAACTCAGAACAAGACGACAACAGTGTTACCGTTACTTATGAAGTTGATGGTAAGGAACACACCATTAAGGCTGACTACTGCATGGTCTCCGTTGGTCGGAAGCCAAACACCGACAACTTCGGCCTTGATATGACAAGTGTCAAGCTTAATGACCACAATCAAGTTATTGTTGACCAACAAGGTCGGACAAACGTTGATGGTATCTGGGCTGTTGGTGATATTGTACCGGGCCCTGCTCTGGCTCATAAAGCCTTCTTTGAGGGTAAGACAGCTGCTGGTGCGATTGCCGGAAAGAACACTGCTAACGACTGGGTAGGTGTTCCTGCTGTCTGCTTCACCGATCCTGAAATGGCAGAAGTTGGCATGACTGCTGATCAAGCCAAGGAAAAGGGAATCAAAGTTGCTACTGCACAGTTCCCATTCGCCGGTAATGCTCGTGCGGTATCGCTCGATGAACCAGATGGTTTCGTACGCTTTGTTTACACGAAAGATGATAAAAACGTTATTGGAGCTCAGTGCGTTGGACCTGAAGCAAGTACACTTGCAGGTGAATTGTCATTAATTGTTAACTGTGGTATGAATGTTGAAGATGTTGCTTTGACAATTCATCCACACCCAACCCTTAATGAGCCAATCCAAGAAGCTGCTGATGTTGCGCTTGGCTTACCAACCCACATCTAA
- the rsmD gene encoding 16S rRNA (guanine(966)-N(2))-methyltransferase RsmD has translation MRVVAGEFGGRRLSAVPGMATRPTTDKVKEALFNVIGPYFDGGQSLDLFGGSGGLSIEAVSRGIDMAVLVDRQYQAVKTIKKNIATTRHTAQFKVYKMDAHKALKLLGKKGQVFNLVFLDPPYAKQQIVKDMSLMVENDLLAEGAVIVAETNQEAKLPDQDWDHFKFCKRQSYGITVLTIYQYEKEQ, from the coding sequence ATGAGAGTAGTTGCAGGAGAATTTGGTGGTCGCCGGCTTAGTGCGGTCCCGGGGATGGCGACCCGGCCGACTACTGACAAAGTCAAGGAAGCCCTGTTTAACGTTATTGGCCCCTACTTTGATGGTGGACAGAGCTTGGACTTGTTTGGCGGGAGTGGAGGCCTGAGCATCGAGGCAGTTTCCCGGGGGATCGATATGGCGGTACTGGTTGACCGTCAATACCAAGCTGTTAAAACGATTAAAAAGAACATTGCGACCACTAGGCACACGGCCCAGTTCAAAGTCTACAAGATGGACGCTCACAAGGCTCTTAAGCTCTTAGGTAAAAAAGGGCAGGTTTTTAACCTGGTCTTTCTTGATCCCCCATACGCCAAGCAGCAAATCGTTAAGGATATGTCGCTGATGGTGGAAAATGACTTATTGGCAGAGGGAGCAGTTATTGTTGCCGAGACAAATCAGGAAGCCAAGTTGCCTGACCAGGACTGGGATCATTTTAAGTTCTGCAAACGGCAGTCCTATGGGATCACCGTCTTAACAATTTACCAATACGAAAAGGAGCAGTAG
- a CDS encoding UPF0223 family protein produces the protein MRQQNYSYPLDPDWTTDEMETVIAFLRTVEDAYEIGAPRGKILEKYRAFKKVVRSKAGEKQLGRQFAKSSGYQLYTVVKLASTSQKKMIKVAND, from the coding sequence ATGAGGCAGCAAAATTACTCATATCCACTTGATCCTGACTGGACAACGGATGAGATGGAGACGGTGATTGCTTTTTTACGGACGGTTGAGGATGCATATGAAATTGGCGCTCCCCGGGGCAAAATCTTAGAAAAATACCGAGCATTTAAAAAGGTCGTCAGAAGTAAAGCAGGGGAGAAACAACTAGGGCGGCAATTTGCCAAGAGTTCTGGCTATCAGCTCTACACTGTTGTGAAACTTGCATCAACGAGTCAAAAGAAAATGATTAAGGTGGCAAATGATTAA
- the def gene encoding peptide deformylase has product MYLMKDIVRDGDPVLRKRAAKVEFPLSEEDQQLAKKMMEYLEVSQDPKLCEKYKLRAGVGLAAPQVGVSKQMAAVLVPPLEKDGQPEFKDVIINPVIVSESVQYGALTEGEGCLSVDKDVPGYVPRHDRITLRYQDTDGKKHQVRLKNYPAIVCQHEIDHLHGVLFYDHINKQAPFEAPADTVMIS; this is encoded by the coding sequence GTGTATTTAATGAAGGATATTGTTCGTGATGGCGACCCGGTATTAAGAAAACGGGCTGCCAAGGTTGAATTCCCTCTCTCAGAGGAAGACCAACAGTTAGCGAAAAAAATGATGGAATATTTAGAAGTTAGCCAGGATCCCAAGCTTTGTGAAAAATATAAATTACGCGCCGGCGTTGGTTTAGCTGCACCACAAGTTGGCGTTTCAAAACAAATGGCTGCTGTTTTAGTTCCACCACTAGAAAAGGATGGTCAGCCAGAATTTAAGGATGTCATTATTAACCCAGTAATTGTCAGCGAATCTGTCCAGTATGGGGCATTAACTGAGGGCGAAGGTTGTCTCTCCGTTGATAAGGATGTGCCCGGCTACGTTCCGCGACACGACCGGATTACTCTTCGTTACCAGGATACGGACGGCAAGAAGCACCAGGTTCGGTTAAAGAATTACCCAGCGATTGTTTGCCAGCACGAAATTGACCACCTCCACGGCGTCTTATTCTACGACCACATTAATAAACAGGCCCCATTTGAGGCCCCTGCTGATACAGTGATGATCAGCTAA
- the pdhA gene encoding pyruvate dehydrogenase (acetyl-transferring) E1 component subunit alpha: MAEAKAVDFAKIKAEEGAAFAKPVQILDNDGKVVNKDLMANFTDDQLVDLMKKMVWERALHEQTMSFSQQGRLGFYAPTWGEEASEMGTVSAFKKQDFMFPAYRDLPQLIQHGATVAQMYLWSKGHVKGNLFDARALRPQIIIGAQMVEMAGAALGIKKNKERDTVAFAYTGEGGSSQGDTYEGMNFAGAFQSPAVFIIQNNGWAISYPRKKQTHAETIAQKGVAAGIPAVQVDGMDVLACYEVAKEAREFAAAGNGPVLIETLTYRFGAHSSAGDDPSRYRTKEEEKPWFDKDPLIRLRKYLTDKGLWSEDEEKKYADECKDDFKKAMKEADAVEPEKVTDMLKRTFEVPTPDIKEQIKKYEAKESK, translated from the coding sequence ATGGCCGAAGCCAAAGCTGTAGACTTTGCTAAGATTAAAGCCGAAGAAGGCGCTGCATTTGCAAAGCCCGTTCAAATTCTTGATAACGATGGTAAAGTCGTTAACAAGGATTTAATGGCTAATTTTACTGATGACCAATTAGTCGACCTGATGAAGAAGATGGTATGGGAACGTGCACTTCACGAACAAACCATGTCATTCTCACAACAAGGTCGTTTAGGATTCTATGCTCCTACCTGGGGTGAAGAAGCATCCGAAATGGGGACAGTATCCGCATTTAAGAAGCAAGACTTTATGTTCCCAGCATACCGTGACTTACCACAACTGATTCAACACGGTGCTACTGTTGCTCAAATGTACTTATGGTCAAAAGGTCACGTTAAGGGTAACCTGTTCGATGCTCGTGCTCTTCGTCCACAAATTATCATTGGTGCACAAATGGTTGAAATGGCCGGTGCTGCTTTAGGTATTAAGAAGAACAAGGAAAGGGATACCGTTGCATTCGCATACACCGGTGAAGGTGGTAGTTCACAAGGTGACACCTACGAAGGAATGAACTTTGCCGGTGCCTTCCAATCACCTGCTGTCTTCATTATTCAAAACAACGGTTGGGCTATCTCTTACCCACGTAAGAAGCAGACTCATGCTGAAACAATTGCCCAAAAGGGTGTTGCTGCTGGTATTCCAGCTGTCCAAGTTGATGGGATGGATGTTCTGGCATGTTACGAAGTTGCCAAGGAAGCTCGTGAATTTGCTGCTGCTGGTAACGGTCCAGTTTTGATTGAAACCTTGACTTACCGGTTCGGTGCCCACAGTTCCGCTGGTGACGACCCTAGTCGTTACCGGACTAAGGAAGAAGAAAAGCCATGGTTCGACAAGGACCCACTGATTCGTCTCCGCAAGTATTTGACTGACAAGGGCCTCTGGTCAGAAGACGAAGAAAAGAAGTACGCTGATGAATGCAAGGACGACTTCAAGAAGGCCATGAAGGAAGCAGACGCTGTAGAGCCTGAAAAGGTTACAGATATGCTGAAGCGGACCTTTGAAGTACCAACCCCTGATATTAAAGAACAAATTAAGAAGTACGAAGCAAAGGAGTCGAAGTAA
- a CDS encoding 2-oxo acid dehydrogenase subunit E2 — MAYKFRLPEMGEGLTEGDVASWLVKEGDQIKADDPLIEIQTDKSTTQLVSPVDGTVKTLNVKEDDHVEKGDDLLLIDDGKDGVSTNVEAEDGGDDDADEAPAEEEAPKEEAPKESAAPAKGGVAPLAEPNKLVMAMPSVRQYARDKGVDISLVQPSGKHGQVLKEDIDNFNGAAAPAKGAAPAAAAAPAKAAGNTIKPYKGAGEDAETREPLSNMRKIIAKNMRDSVDISPMVTMFDDVEVSKLMAQRKRYKAVAAEQGIHLTFLPYVVKALIATMKKFPELNCSIDDSTQELVQKHYYNIGIATNTDHGLYNPNIKDADKKGMFEIAKEIADNAQAAEDDKLSPSSMTGGSITISNVGSMRGKWFTPIINQPEVAILGVGTIATEPVVNDKGEIVVGHMMKLSLTVDHRLIDGGLAQNAMNYLKRMLHDPELIMMEG; from the coding sequence ATGGCATACAAATTTAGATTACCAGAAATGGGTGAAGGTCTGACCGAAGGGGATGTCGCTTCTTGGTTGGTAAAGGAAGGCGACCAAATTAAGGCCGACGACCCATTAATTGAAATTCAAACTGATAAGTCAACTACTCAATTGGTATCACCAGTTGACGGGACCGTTAAGACCCTCAACGTTAAGGAAGATGACCACGTTGAAAAGGGTGATGACCTACTCTTAATTGATGATGGTAAGGACGGGGTAAGCACCAACGTTGAAGCCGAAGACGGCGGCGACGATGATGCAGACGAAGCTCCAGCAGAAGAGGAAGCACCGAAGGAAGAGGCTCCTAAGGAAAGCGCTGCTCCTGCCAAGGGTGGTGTAGCACCACTGGCTGAACCTAACAAGCTTGTTATGGCTATGCCTTCCGTTCGTCAATACGCTCGTGACAAGGGCGTTGACATTTCACTTGTTCAACCAAGTGGTAAGCACGGTCAAGTTCTGAAGGAAGATATTGACAACTTCAATGGTGCTGCTGCACCAGCTAAGGGTGCTGCACCAGCCGCTGCCGCTGCTCCAGCTAAGGCCGCTGGTAACACCATTAAGCCTTACAAGGGCGCTGGTGAAGATGCTGAAACCCGGGAACCACTTTCTAACATGCGGAAGATTATTGCCAAGAACATGCGTGACTCTGTTGACATTAGTCCAATGGTTACAATGTTTGATGACGTTGAAGTTTCTAAGCTGATGGCACAACGTAAACGATACAAAGCTGTTGCTGCGGAACAGGGTATTCACTTAACCTTCCTTCCTTACGTTGTTAAAGCTTTAATTGCTACTATGAAGAAGTTCCCTGAACTAAACTGTTCCATTGATGATAGCACTCAAGAACTTGTTCAAAAGCACTACTACAACATTGGTATTGCTACGAACACTGATCATGGCCTGTACAACCCTAACATCAAGGATGCTGATAAGAAAGGCATGTTTGAAATTGCCAAGGAGATTGCTGATAATGCTCAAGCCGCTGAGGATGACAAGTTGAGTCCCTCTTCGATGACCGGTGGTAGCATCACCATTTCAAATGTTGGTTCAATGCGTGGTAAGTGGTTTACTCCAATCATTAACCAACCAGAAGTTGCTATCTTGGGTGTTGGTACGATTGCCACTGAGCCAGTCGTTAATGATAAGGGTGAAATCGTTGTTGGCCACATGATGAAGTTATCGTTAACCGTTGATCATCGTTTGATTGATGGTGGACTTGCCCAAAACGCAATGAATTACCTGAAGCGGATGCTTCATGATCCGGAATTAATTATGATGGAGGGTTAA
- a CDS encoding alpha-ketoacid dehydrogenase subunit beta — protein sequence MAKKTYIKAITEGIDIALAEDPKTLVFGEDVGKNGGVFRATNGLQKKYGADRVFSTPLAESGILGMSIGLAVTGWRPVPEIQFSGFIFEALDSIVAQMSRIRFQYNGTKNAPITIRTPYGGGTHTAELHGDDFENFFVGVPGLRVVTPSSAYDAKGLIISAIENNDPVVFLENLRLYRSVKGEVPDDKYTVPLDKANVVQEGKDVTIIAYGGEVSEAQKAVKKLAKDNISAEIIDLRSLYPLDTDTIFASIKKTHHVVIVQEAQKQAGVGAQVASAISEGAIMYLDAPVSRVAAPNSVYPFPQAENVWLPTANDIEEAARDTVNY from the coding sequence ATGGCTAAAAAGACTTATATCAAAGCTATTACTGAAGGTATTGACATTGCTTTAGCTGAAGATCCTAAGACCCTCGTTTTCGGTGAAGATGTTGGTAAAAACGGTGGGGTCTTCCGTGCCACTAACGGTTTACAAAAGAAGTACGGTGCTGACCGGGTATTCAGTACCCCATTGGCTGAATCTGGTATCCTTGGGATGTCAATTGGTTTAGCGGTTACTGGCTGGCGTCCAGTTCCTGAAATTCAGTTCTCTGGTTTCATTTTTGAAGCCTTAGACTCAATCGTTGCCCAAATGTCACGGATTCGTTTCCAATACAATGGCACCAAGAATGCGCCAATTACAATCCGGACTCCATACGGTGGTGGTACTCACACCGCCGAACTCCACGGGGATGACTTTGAAAACTTCTTCGTTGGTGTACCAGGGCTGCGGGTTGTTACCCCAAGTTCTGCCTACGATGCTAAGGGCCTGATTATTTCTGCCATTGAAAACAACGACCCGGTTGTCTTTCTTGAAAACCTGCGTCTTTACCGTTCAGTTAAGGGTGAAGTTCCTGATGACAAGTACACCGTTCCGTTGGACAAGGCTAACGTTGTTCAAGAAGGTAAGGATGTCACTATCATTGCTTACGGTGGTGAAGTATCGGAAGCTCAAAAGGCTGTGAAGAAGTTGGCTAAGGACAATATCTCTGCTGAAATTATTGACCTTCGTTCGCTTTACCCACTTGACACTGACACAATCTTTGCTTCTATCAAGAAGACGCACCACGTTGTCATTGTTCAAGAAGCTCAGAAGCAAGCTGGTGTTGGTGCACAAGTTGCTTCTGCCATTTCTGAAGGTGCAATTATGTACCTCGACGCACCAGTTAGCCGGGTAGCTGCACCAAACTCTGTTTACCCATTCCCACAAGCAGAAAATGTTTGGCTCCCAACTGCTAACGACATTGAAGAAGCTGCGCGCGACACAGTTAATTATTAA
- a CDS encoding YlbG family protein — translation MFKLTARRALIIYINGSRVIRTLRHYGMVRYVSRRMHYVVLYVDQDQITAVTDRLKKLRAVRRIEQSYRPDLDPTLTDLEMTGIYKIHDEDDKE, via the coding sequence ATGTTCAAATTAACCGCACGGCGCGCTCTAATTATTTACATTAATGGTAGCCGTGTTATTCGGACTCTCCGCCACTATGGAATGGTTCGTTATGTCTCGCGTCGAATGCACTACGTTGTCCTGTACGTCGATCAAGACCAAATAACAGCTGTCACTGACAGGCTAAAGAAGCTGCGGGCAGTCCGTAGAATTGAGCAGTCCTATCGGCCAGACCTTGACCCAACCCTTACCGATCTAGAAATGACGGGAATATATAAAATACATGATGAGGATGATAAAGAATGA
- a CDS encoding FtsW/RodA/SpoVE family cell cycle protein: MRKLRLRRLPLKSAWHDMRYWDYYLLIPFLVLCLAGIIMVYSSSAGIEMQNGGSPQGYLIKQSVYAILGMTCVFFFANLSMKRLRTRRFLRDSTFIMLFLLLFVLVVGRAVNGAKGWISLGPINIQPAEFCKLYLILYLADRMARARQSGSHFLDSGAAAGPLLFAGVFLVLILVQPDTGGFAINFAIIAVMLLACDFRWGFGIGLIVGVPTVCYFLLEKAIESGLFHGGYRAQRFIAFMNPFGNASGSGSQLVNSYYAISNGGIFGVGLGNSIQKMGYLPEPNTDFIMSIVSEELGLVGVTVILGLLLCLICRIILVGVRSDSLYQTLICYGTTTFMIIETAFNIGGVLGLLPITGVTFPFISYGGSSMLVLSSAVGIIMNISIQQNKGRLQMGRPFVANERGNY, translated from the coding sequence ATGAGAAAATTACGACTCCGGCGGCTTCCACTGAAAAGCGCATGGCATGACATGCGCTACTGGGATTACTACTTACTTATTCCGTTCCTAGTACTTTGCTTGGCCGGAATAATCATGGTTTATTCTTCCAGTGCGGGTATTGAGATGCAAAATGGGGGGAGTCCACAAGGCTACTTAATAAAACAATCAGTCTACGCTATATTGGGGATGACTTGTGTTTTCTTCTTCGCTAACCTGTCGATGAAACGATTACGAACACGTCGCTTTCTGCGCGATTCGACCTTTATAATGCTTTTCTTGCTGCTATTTGTCTTGGTCGTCGGTCGGGCAGTTAACGGGGCCAAGGGGTGGATCTCCTTAGGACCAATTAATATTCAGCCAGCAGAATTTTGTAAGCTGTACTTAATTTTATACCTCGCCGACCGCATGGCTCGGGCGCGACAGAGTGGGTCCCACTTTTTAGACTCGGGTGCTGCCGCTGGTCCCTTATTGTTTGCGGGCGTGTTTTTGGTACTAATCCTCGTCCAGCCCGATACCGGGGGCTTTGCGATCAACTTTGCAATTATTGCGGTGATGCTGCTTGCCTGTGACTTCCGCTGGGGTTTCGGTATCGGCCTCATCGTTGGTGTGCCAACTGTATGCTACTTTCTTTTGGAAAAGGCGATTGAATCGGGACTCTTTCACGGTGGTTACCGAGCTCAACGATTCATTGCCTTTATGAACCCCTTTGGTAATGCCAGTGGCTCGGGGAGCCAACTAGTTAATTCCTATTATGCCATTAGTAATGGGGGAATTTTTGGTGTAGGCCTTGGTAACAGTATTCAAAAGATGGGATATCTTCCCGAGCCGAATACCGACTTCATCATGTCAATCGTGAGTGAGGAGTTAGGACTGGTCGGGGTAACGGTTATTCTGGGTCTTCTGCTATGCCTGATTTGTCGAATTATCCTGGTCGGTGTGCGGAGTGATTCCCTTTACCAAACATTGATTTGTTACGGAACAACGACATTCATGATCATTGAAACAGCCTTTAACATTGGTGGTGTCTTGGGCCTTCTCCCAATCACCGGGGTTACTTTTCCCTTCATCAGTTACGGGGGATCTAGTATGTTAGTGTTATCCAGCGCAGTGGGGATCATCATGAACATCAGTATCCAACAAAATAAGGGTCGCCTCCAAATGGGAAGGCCGTTTGTGGCGAATGAAAGGGGTAATTATTAA